DNA from Tistrella bauzanensis:
CTTCCACGGTTCGATCGTCGCCACGCTGACCCCGTTCAAGGACGGCAAGGTCGACGAGAAAGCCTATGCGGCGTTCGTCGACTGGCTGATCCGCGAAGGCAGCGACGGGCTGGTTCCCTGCGGCACCACGGGCGAGTCGCCGACACTGACCCATGACGAGCACATGCGGGTGACCGAGATCTGCATCGAGGCGAATGCCGGCCGGGTGCCGGTGATCGCGGGTGCCGGGTCGAATTCGACCCATGAGGCGGTGCGTCTGGCCCGACATGCCGAAGCCGCCGGCGCCGATGCCGTGCTGGTGGTGACGCCCTATTACAACAAGCCGACCCAGGCTGGTCTCTATGCCCATTTCAAGGCGGTGGCCGAGGCTGTCGGCCTGCCGGTGTTCATCTACAACATCCCCGGCCGGTCGGTGATCGACATGACCGTGGATACCATGGCGCGGCTGGCGGAACTGCCCAATATCGCCGGGGTCAAGGATGCGACCGCCGATCTGGTGCGGCCGCTGGCGGTGCGCCAGACCATTGGCACCGAATTCATTCAGCTTTCGGGCGAGGATGCCACCGCCGTCGCCTTCCTGGCCAATGGCGGCCATGGCTGCATTTCGGTGACCGCCAACATCGCGCCGCGGCTGTGCGCCGAGATGCAGGCGGCCTGGCGGGCCGGTGATGCCGCGGGCGCATTGGCGATCCATGAACGGCTGATGCCGCTGCATCGGGCGCTGTTCGTGGAAACCAGCCCGTCGCCGGTGAAGTACGTGGCCGAAAAGCTGGGGCTGTGCGGTGCCGAACTGCGTCTGCCGCTGGTGCCCGTGACGCCCGGCACCGAACTGGTGCTGGATGCGGCCATTGCCCTCGTCGGGCTGGAACCGGCTCTGATCGGCTGAAGCATATATATATATCCTGAGCGGCGCCGGGCATCTTCCCCGACACCGCACGCGAACCGAGGAATGGAATGGCCCGCAAGAGCGGCTTGATCAGTCATGGCGACGTTGCCGTCAATCGCAAGGCACGCTTCGATTACTTCATCGAGGATACGGTGGAGGCCGGCCTGGTTCTGCACGGAACCGAGGTCAAAAGTCTGCGCGAAGGCCACTGCAACATCGCCGAGAGCTACGCCTCGGTCGAAAAGGACGAGGCCTGGCTGATCAACGCCAACATCAAGGAATATGGCGGTGGTAACCGCTTCAACCATGAGCCGCGCCGCAAGCGCAAGCTTCTGCTTCATCGCAAGGAAATCAACCGGCTGTTCGGCCTGATCAAGCGCGAGGGGGTTACGATCATCCCTCTGGTGCTCTATTTCAACGACAAGGGCATGGCCAAGCTGAAGCTGGGTCTGGCCAAGGGCAAGAAGCTGCACGACAAGCGCGCGACCGAGCGCGACCGCGACTGGGAACGCCAGAAGGGTCGCCTGATGCGCGACAAGGGGTGATCGGATGTCGGACAAGGATGATGGCGCCACCACGCGGCCCGACGGGATCGTGGGCGAGGTCAAGCGCAAGCTGATCGACACCAAGCGCAAATGGGCGGAGCAGGGGCGCGGGCTGACCGGACAGACCGCACGCGCCGAGGCCGAGCGCCTGCCCCCCGGTCAGCGGCTGGTGACCAACTTCCCGGTGCTCGACCTTGGCATTCAGCCGGCGGTTGCCACCAGTGACTGGGAGCTGACGATTGCCGGCGCGGTCGAGAACCCGCTGACCCTGCGCTGGGCTGATTTCCAGGCCTTGCCGCAGGTGCGGTTGACGTCGGACATCCACTGCGTCACGACCTGGTCGCGTTACGACAATGCCTGGGACGGTGTTTCAGCCTTCGCCCTGCTCGATCTGGTGCGGCCGAAGCCCGAGGTGCTGCACGTGTTGCTGCATTCCTATGACGGTTATACCACCAATATCGATCTGGCGGGCTTCGCCGACGATGATGTTCTGCTGGCGCATTCCTGGCAGGGCGAGCCGCTGACCCGCGAGCATGGCGGTCCGGTGCGGCTGGTCATCCCCAAGCGCTATTTCTGGAAAAGCGCCAAGTGGATCCGCCGCATCGAATTCTCGGCCGCGGATGCGCCCGGCTTCTGGGAGATGCGCGGCTATCACAACGAGGCCGATCCGTTTACGGAAGAACGCTATTCCTGACCATTCAGCCAGGCGTGGTCAGGCGGGCGCGGTCAGGCGGGCGCGGCCAGGCGGGCGCGGATCGTGCCGACCACCTGATCGAACATCCGCGCGGTCAGCCGGCCGGTGTTCACGTTATAGCGCGAGCAGTGAAAGCTGTCCGCCACCAGCAGGGGCCGCGCCGGCGACGGAGCGGCCCTTTCGCTGTGCGGCACCACCCGGTCACGGGATGATGCCGGCATCGTCGCGGGCATCACGCTATGCATGGCGCCGTGGGCGAAGGGATGGGCCGCCAGCCGCAGACCAAGGGTGCGGAGGACGGCGTCATGCGCGATGCGGCCCAGCGCCAGGATCACCTGCAATCGCGGCATCGCCGCCATTTCATCGACCAGGAACGGACGGCAGTTGTTGGCCTCGGCGGGTGTCGGTTTGTTTTCGGGCGGCACGCAGCGCACGGCATTGGTGATCCGGCAATCCAGCGCCACCAGCCCGTCATCGGCCCGGCGGTCGAACCGGCCGTCGATGAAGCCGTGGTCGATCAGCGTGGGATAGAGCAGATCGCCGGCATAGTCGCCGGTGAAGGGCCGTCCGGTGCGGTTGGCACCCCGCAGACCTGGTGCCAGCCCCACCACCAGCAGACGCGCCGACAGCGACCCGAAGGCCGGAACCGGGCCGTTGTGCCAGTCGGGCTCGGTGATCCGGCGCTCGGCCCGCCAGGCCGCGAGGCGCGGGCAGCGCGGACAATCGGGGTCGGGCTGGGTCGGCTGAACACCGGATGGCTGAAGGGCGGGGGGCTGTGCGGGCATCGGCGGATGAACCATCGGCTTGGCAGCCATGGACCTGACATACCGTGAGCTCGGCGTTCTGGCCGCGGCTCGGCATCCTGGCCATGGGCTCGGCATTTCAGGCGGCTGAACGGAAAACGCCATCCGTTGCGGGCCGCAAGGGCCGCGCGACGGATGGCGTGATCTGGCGGCACGGCCGGACCATAGCGGATCCCGGAGATATGCCCCGGGGCCTGCCACATCCGGCCGCCCGATCAGCTACGGCGACGGGGTGTGCGCGGCTTCACGGGTGCCGGCACTGGCGCAGGGGCCGGAGCCGGCGCAGGCACCGGTGCGGGCTTGACTGGTGCGGCGGCCGGCTCGTCCTCGTCCTCGTAATCCTCGTCGTCGTCGTCGTAATCGTCGTCGTCCTCGTAGTCGTCGTCGTCCTCGAACTCGTCATCATCCTCAATGATGTCGTCGTCCTCGGGTTCGGCGTCGGTGGTCGGCGCGGGCACGTCCTCCATCAGCTTGCGGCGACGCTCGCCACGCTGGCGGCCGGCCTCGGCCTCGGCGCGCGAACGCGCGATCACCGGTTCCAGATCCTTCAGATCCAGGAACACATCGGCCTGGCGACGCAGCTCATCGGCCACCATCGGCGGCTGGGTACGGATGGTGCCGATCACCGTCACGCGCACGCCGCGGCGCTGCACCGCTTCCACGAGCCGGCGGAAATCGCCGTCGCCCGAGAAGATCACCAGATGATCGACATGATCGGCCATTTCCATGGCATCGACCGTCAGCTCGACATCCATGTCACCGCGCACCCGGCGGCGACCGGTGGCGTCGGTAAATTCCTTCGCCGGCTTGGTCACCATCGTGTAGCCGTTATAGTCAAGCCAATCGACCAATGGCCGGATCGGCGAATAATCCTGCTCGTCGAGCAGGGCGGTGTAATAAAACGCGCGCACGACATAGGCGCGCGTCCTGAAGTAGTCCAGCAACCGCCGGTAATCTATATCGAAGCTC
Protein-coding regions in this window:
- the dapA gene encoding 4-hydroxy-tetrahydrodipicolinate synthase, coding for MTAERFHGSIVATLTPFKDGKVDEKAYAAFVDWLIREGSDGLVPCGTTGESPTLTHDEHMRVTEICIEANAGRVPVIAGAGSNSTHEAVRLARHAEAAGADAVLVVTPYYNKPTQAGLYAHFKAVAEAVGLPVFIYNIPGRSVIDMTVDTMARLAELPNIAGVKDATADLVRPLAVRQTIGTEFIQLSGEDATAVAFLANGGHGCISVTANIAPRLCAEMQAAWRAGDAAGALAIHERLMPLHRALFVETSPSPVKYVAEKLGLCGAELRLPLVPVTPGTELVLDAAIALVGLEPALIG
- the smpB gene encoding SsrA-binding protein SmpB, which encodes MARKSGLISHGDVAVNRKARFDYFIEDTVEAGLVLHGTEVKSLREGHCNIAESYASVEKDEAWLINANIKEYGGGNRFNHEPRRKRKLLLHRKEINRLFGLIKREGVTIIPLVLYFNDKGMAKLKLGLAKGKKLHDKRATERDRDWERQKGRLMRDKG
- a CDS encoding sulfite oxidase-like oxidoreductase; translation: MSDKDDGATTRPDGIVGEVKRKLIDTKRKWAEQGRGLTGQTARAEAERLPPGQRLVTNFPVLDLGIQPAVATSDWELTIAGAVENPLTLRWADFQALPQVRLTSDIHCVTTWSRYDNAWDGVSAFALLDLVRPKPEVLHVLLHSYDGYTTNIDLAGFADDDVLLAHSWQGEPLTREHGGPVRLVIPKRYFWKSAKWIRRIEFSAADAPGFWEMRGYHNEADPFTEERYS
- a CDS encoding uracil-DNA glycosylase is translated as MPAQPPALQPSGVQPTQPDPDCPRCPRLAAWRAERRITEPDWHNGPVPAFGSLSARLLVVGLAPGLRGANRTGRPFTGDYAGDLLYPTLIDHGFIDGRFDRRADDGLVALDCRITNAVRCVPPENKPTPAEANNCRPFLVDEMAAMPRLQVILALGRIAHDAVLRTLGLRLAAHPFAHGAMHSVMPATMPASSRDRVVPHSERAAPSPARPLLVADSFHCSRYNVNTGRLTARMFDQVVGTIRARLAAPA